A window of the Synechococcus sp. M16.1 genome harbors these coding sequences:
- a CDS encoding Bax inhibitor-1 family protein: protein MPASSNFQEAIREAQSSALVGPNVVNKALPYVGGGMVLTSIGVIGGLSMMATPLFMPLFWVAVIGNLVLFFVAQNVALKGNNATALPLLSVYSLITGFTLSGLVALAGAVAGVGAVGTAALATGITFVIASIVGRRMSDSVGQALSGVVGLGLIGLILAMVVQFIGGIFAPAMFHGTSFELMIAGFGTVLFVGAAFVDFYTMPRSYRDDQYLAGALSMYLTYINLFIFILRLIIVLNGGGRRD from the coding sequence ATGCCAGCAAGTAGCAATTTCCAGGAGGCGATCCGCGAGGCGCAATCGAGCGCCCTCGTCGGCCCCAACGTCGTCAATAAAGCGCTGCCCTACGTCGGCGGCGGCATGGTGCTCACCTCAATCGGGGTGATTGGTGGTCTCTCGATGATGGCCACACCGCTGTTCATGCCCCTGTTCTGGGTGGCTGTGATCGGCAACCTGGTGCTGTTCTTCGTGGCGCAGAACGTCGCCTTGAAGGGCAACAACGCCACAGCCTTGCCGCTGCTGTCGGTCTACAGCCTGATCACCGGGTTCACCCTGAGTGGCCTCGTGGCTTTGGCGGGGGCCGTTGCGGGTGTGGGTGCGGTCGGCACCGCCGCACTGGCCACCGGAATCACCTTCGTGATTGCCTCGATCGTTGGCCGTCGCATGAGCGATTCCGTTGGTCAGGCGCTCTCTGGAGTGGTGGGTCTTGGATTGATCGGCCTGATCCTGGCGATGGTCGTCCAGTTCATCGGCGGCATCTTTGCCCCTGCCATGTTCCATGGCACCAGCTTTGAGCTGATGATCGCCGGATTCGGCACCGTGCTCTTCGTGGGCGCCGCCTTCGTCGACTTTTACACGATGCCCCGCTCCTACCGGGATGACCAATACCTGGCAGGTGCCCTGAGCATGTACCTCACCTACATCAACCTCTTCATCTTCATCCTGCGCCTGATCATTGTGCTCAACGGTGGTGGTCGTCGCGACTGA
- a CDS encoding bifunctional riboflavin kinase/FAD synthetase yields the protein MIPLCSPEEARRPTALALGSFDGLHAGHRRVIAEAIQDSPDDAVASVVSFWPHPREVLFGEARLRLDLPSEKLALLEPLGIQQLVLVPFTRELAQLSAEDFVTSVLLNTLQARRIAVGTNFRFGHQRRGDAEMLERLAARSGVEVKVVPIVEDQEGRMSSSRIRAALDQADLTTAKALLGRAYRFQGRVVRGRGLGRELGWPTANLQVDGRKALPGLGVYAAWAQLDGDGDRLPAVMNLGPQPTIDPTSPSAVEVHLLDQSLELEGRQLGVEPVQRLRGQTKFSGLEELSSQIGRDAAQAREILQTGSQATVG from the coding sequence TTGATTCCGCTCTGCTCTCCAGAGGAAGCCCGTCGGCCCACTGCCCTGGCGCTGGGGAGTTTCGATGGCCTGCATGCCGGCCATCGCCGCGTGATCGCCGAGGCCATCCAGGACAGCCCGGACGATGCCGTTGCCTCGGTGGTGAGCTTCTGGCCCCATCCCCGTGAGGTGCTGTTCGGGGAGGCACGCCTGAGGCTGGATCTACCCAGCGAAAAACTCGCTCTGCTGGAACCGCTGGGGATCCAGCAGCTCGTGCTGGTGCCCTTCACCCGCGAGCTGGCTCAGCTGAGTGCGGAGGACTTCGTCACCAGCGTGCTGCTGAACACACTTCAGGCCCGGCGCATTGCCGTGGGCACCAACTTCCGCTTCGGTCATCAGCGGCGCGGTGACGCCGAGATGCTGGAGCGGCTGGCGGCTCGCAGCGGCGTTGAGGTGAAGGTGGTGCCGATCGTTGAAGACCAAGAGGGCCGGATGAGCAGCAGCCGCATCCGCGCGGCCCTCGACCAGGCCGACCTCACCACCGCCAAAGCCTTGCTGGGTCGGGCCTATCGCTTTCAGGGACGGGTGGTGCGGGGCCGAGGCCTGGGGCGTGAACTGGGCTGGCCCACCGCCAATCTCCAGGTGGATGGCCGTAAGGCCTTGCCAGGACTTGGCGTCTACGCCGCCTGGGCCCAACTTGATGGGGATGGCGATCGGCTGCCAGCCGTGATGAACCTCGGGCCCCAACCCACGATCGATCCCACGTCCCCTTCAGCCGTGGAGGTGCACCTGCTTGATCAGAGCCTGGAACTGGAAGGCCGGCAGCTGGGCGTCGAGCCGGTGCAGCGCTTGCGCGGCCAGACCAAATTCAGCGGCCTCGAGGAGCTCAGCAGCCAGATCGGCCGCGACGCAGCCCAGGCCCGCGAGATTCTTCAGACCGGCTCTCAGGCCACGGTCGGATAG
- a CDS encoding DUF3611 family protein, which produces MPDRLDFQKLSFGVRRMGWIRFWIQVVLGIVVVGVLLFNNIGGSLARNSERAVGLGPGLSLTSLAFLVLLFSLWQGWLIVRTGRAIDSAARPSRGEVARLIKRGLLADLLGLTLATIGYQALAGSLFVQASMQTPGIAIGGRGMADNLAITSLEMLSVLSNTQVLFAHLIGVLFSLWLLQRVYRTS; this is translated from the coding sequence ATGCCAGACCGCCTCGATTTCCAGAAGTTGTCGTTCGGCGTGCGTCGGATGGGATGGATCCGGTTCTGGATCCAGGTGGTTCTCGGCATCGTTGTGGTGGGCGTTCTGCTGTTCAACAACATCGGCGGCAGCCTGGCCCGCAATTCCGAACGTGCCGTGGGCCTGGGGCCTGGTCTTTCGCTCACATCCCTGGCCTTCCTCGTGCTGCTGTTCAGCCTCTGGCAGGGCTGGCTGATCGTTCGGACCGGTCGAGCCATCGACAGCGCGGCCCGTCCCAGTCGGGGCGAGGTGGCGCGGCTGATCAAACGGGGGCTGTTGGCGGATCTTCTGGGTCTCACCCTCGCCACCATCGGCTATCAGGCCCTCGCTGGCAGCCTGTTCGTGCAGGCCTCAATGCAGACTCCCGGAATTGCCATCGGCGGCCGCGGCATGGCCGACAACCTGGCGATCACCTCCCTGGAAATGCTGTCTGTGCTCAGCAACACCCAGGTGCTGTTCGCCCACCTGATCGGGGTGTTGTTCTCCCTTTGGTTGTTGCAGCGGGTTTATCGCACCAGTTGA
- a CDS encoding thiamine phosphate synthase, translating into MNPTPSETSLDPRVARLIDANLDRAREGLRVVEDWCRFGLEQQDLVVRLKDWRQRLGRLHHDSYKQARSTSTDTGAGLEHPAQLDRHSPDHVVAANCARVQEALRVLEEYGRTIDPALAAEAAAIRYGLYDLEVTCLNATLGARRRNKLKDARLCLITTPCDDLSDRVEAALRNGVGMVQYRCKAGNDRDRLREAQQLRQLCNRFGALFFINDRVDLALAVDADGVHLGQDDMPSEVARDLLGVDRLLGRSTHSIDQVHQAQQEPIDYLGFGPIHSTAVKPERNPVGVELLAQATAISQRPVFAIGGITSANLPALLTAGGQRAAVIGAIMHADDSGLASRQLLQQLDHATF; encoded by the coding sequence ATGAATCCAACCCCAAGCGAGACATCACTGGATCCACGGGTGGCACGCCTGATCGACGCCAACCTCGACCGTGCCCGGGAAGGCCTGAGGGTGGTTGAAGACTGGTGCCGCTTCGGGCTGGAGCAACAGGATCTGGTGGTGCGCCTCAAGGACTGGCGTCAACGCCTGGGGCGACTCCATCACGACAGCTACAAGCAGGCCCGCTCCACCAGCACCGACACCGGCGCCGGACTGGAGCATCCGGCCCAACTCGATCGCCACAGCCCCGACCACGTGGTGGCGGCCAACTGCGCCCGGGTGCAGGAGGCGTTGCGGGTGCTGGAGGAGTACGGCCGCACCATCGATCCTGCGCTGGCCGCTGAAGCCGCAGCGATCCGCTACGGGCTTTACGACCTGGAGGTGACCTGCCTCAACGCCACCCTGGGAGCAAGGCGACGCAACAAGCTCAAGGACGCTCGCCTTTGCCTGATCACAACCCCCTGCGATGACCTGAGCGATCGGGTGGAAGCCGCCCTGCGGAACGGTGTGGGGATGGTGCAGTACCGCTGCAAAGCGGGGAACGACCGCGATCGCCTGCGGGAGGCTCAGCAGCTCAGGCAGCTCTGCAACCGCTTCGGGGCGCTGTTTTTCATCAATGACCGTGTGGACCTGGCCCTGGCGGTGGATGCGGATGGGGTGCACCTCGGCCAGGACGACATGCCCAGCGAGGTAGCCCGCGATCTGTTGGGCGTTGATCGTCTGCTGGGCCGCAGCACCCACAGCATCGATCAGGTTCATCAGGCTCAGCAGGAGCCAATCGACTATCTCGGATTTGGCCCGATCCATTCCACGGCCGTCAAACCCGAGCGGAACCCTGTTGGTGTGGAGCTCCTAGCGCAGGCCACTGCGATCAGCCAACGCCCCGTCTTCGCCATCGGTGGAATCACCTCGGCCAACCTGCCAGCCCTGCTCACGGCAGGGGGCCAGCGCGCGGCCGTGATCGGCGCGATCATGCACGCAGATGACAGCGGTCTGGCCTCGCGGCAACTGCTTCAGCAGCTGGACCACGCCACGTTCTGA
- a CDS encoding PhoH family protein, protein MSDDGERGRFVLDLPDPDAALALAGEAETTLHRLEALTGASMVLRGLQLVITGRPTQIERAAAVVELVRPIWQDGQSVSPVDLQSALGALNTGRGDDHAAMGEQVLAKSQKGNLLRPRTLRQKKYVDAMERHDLTFALGPAGTGKTFLATVLAVRMLTERKVERLILTRPAVEAGERLGFLPGDLQQKVDPYLRPLYDALHSLLGAEKTTVLLEKGVIEVAPLAYMRGRTLSDAFVILDEAQNTTPAQMRMVLTRLGERSRMVVTGDITQVDLPSTVQSGLVEASEVLEGVEGVAVCRLTAADVVRHPLVQRVVEAYARRDERKTPKVQRR, encoded by the coding sequence GTGTCTGACGACGGCGAACGCGGCCGTTTCGTTCTCGACCTGCCTGATCCCGATGCTGCACTGGCCCTCGCCGGTGAAGCGGAAACAACCCTGCATCGCCTGGAAGCTCTGACAGGAGCCTCCATGGTGTTGCGGGGTCTTCAACTGGTGATCACCGGGCGGCCAACGCAGATTGAGAGGGCTGCTGCGGTTGTGGAATTGGTGCGCCCGATCTGGCAGGACGGCCAGTCGGTTTCACCTGTGGACCTTCAGTCGGCGCTGGGAGCCCTCAACACCGGCCGCGGCGATGACCATGCCGCCATGGGCGAGCAGGTGTTGGCGAAGAGCCAGAAGGGCAATCTGCTGCGCCCGCGCACCCTGCGCCAGAAGAAGTACGTGGATGCCATGGAGCGCCACGACCTCACCTTTGCCCTCGGTCCTGCCGGCACCGGCAAAACCTTTCTCGCCACTGTTCTCGCGGTTCGGATGCTCACCGAACGCAAGGTTGAGCGTTTGATTCTCACCCGGCCGGCTGTTGAAGCCGGGGAGCGCCTGGGCTTCCTGCCGGGCGACCTGCAGCAGAAGGTGGACCCCTATCTGCGTCCGCTCTACGACGCTTTGCACTCCCTGCTCGGAGCGGAGAAAACCACTGTGCTGTTGGAGAAGGGCGTGATCGAGGTCGCTCCCCTGGCTTACATGCGAGGCCGCACCCTGAGCGATGCCTTTGTGATCCTGGATGAGGCTCAGAACACCACGCCGGCTCAGATGCGCATGGTGCTCACCCGCCTGGGGGAGCGTTCGCGAATGGTGGTGACCGGAGACATCACCCAGGTGGATCTTCCGTCCACCGTGCAGAGCGGTTTGGTGGAGGCGTCCGAGGTGTTGGAGGGCGTTGAAGGGGTTGCGGTCTGCCGCCTCACCGCTGCGGATGTGGTGCGCCATCCCCTCGTGCAGCGGGTGGTGGAGGCCTATGCCCGCCGGGACGAACGCAAAACGCCCAAAGTTCAGCGTCGATAG
- the era gene encoding GTPase Era: MHATPLPEDYRSGFIALIGRPNVGKSTLVNQLVGEKVAITSPVAQTTRNRLRAILTTEVAQMVLVDTPGIHKPHHLLGERLVKSARSAIGEVDLVVLLLEGCERPGRGDAFIVNLLQQQSLPVLVALNKWDKLAEEHRSEAEEAYAALLQETNWPVHRCSALSGDGCAELTAAMAAQLPLGPQLYPPEMVSDQPERVLLGELIREQVLLHTREEVPHSVAVTIDRVEELPAKGKGAGRTAVLATVLVERKSQKGILIGKGGAMLKTIGQGARLQMQVLIDGPVYLELFVKVVPDWRSKPARLAELGYTGDQ; encoded by the coding sequence ATGCATGCAACTCCCCTGCCAGAGGATTACCGCTCTGGCTTCATCGCACTGATCGGTCGCCCGAACGTGGGCAAATCCACGCTGGTGAATCAGCTGGTGGGGGAGAAAGTGGCCATCACATCGCCCGTGGCCCAGACCACCCGCAACCGCCTGCGGGCCATCCTCACCACGGAGGTGGCCCAGATGGTTCTGGTGGATACCCCTGGCATCCACAAACCCCACCACTTGCTGGGGGAACGGCTGGTGAAGAGTGCCCGCAGCGCCATCGGTGAAGTGGACCTGGTGGTGTTGCTGTTGGAGGGCTGCGAGCGCCCGGGGCGCGGTGATGCCTTCATCGTGAATCTGCTGCAGCAGCAGTCCCTGCCGGTGCTGGTGGCCCTGAACAAGTGGGACAAGCTGGCGGAGGAGCACCGCTCTGAAGCGGAAGAGGCCTATGCAGCCCTGCTGCAGGAGACGAATTGGCCGGTGCACCGCTGCAGCGCCCTGTCAGGCGATGGCTGCGCGGAGCTCACAGCAGCGATGGCGGCGCAGTTGCCCTTGGGGCCACAGCTGTATCCGCCCGAGATGGTGAGTGATCAACCGGAGCGGGTGCTGCTGGGTGAACTCATTCGTGAGCAGGTGCTTCTGCACACGCGGGAGGAGGTGCCCCACAGCGTTGCCGTCACCATTGATCGCGTTGAGGAGTTGCCGGCCAAGGGCAAGGGTGCGGGTCGCACGGCCGTGTTAGCCACGGTTCTGGTGGAACGGAAGAGTCAGAAGGGGATCCTGATCGGCAAAGGCGGGGCGATGCTCAAGACGATCGGCCAGGGGGCGCGGCTGCAGATGCAGGTGCTGATTGATGGCCCGGTGTATCTGGAGCTGTTCGTCAAGGTGGTGCCTGATTGGCGCAGCAAACCGGCCCGCTTGGCGGAGCTGGGTTACACGGGGGATCAATAA
- a CDS encoding phycobiliprotein lyase — protein MSEQAFPPEDPGSFLSLCDGEWMSLRSCFELAAGGDDEWHSSERGELTVRCVSEQGALGQLQVQAPGGTSSTLTFAADGQLILDGDSPGNWRFWPDGSMELNLSRADGVQVQERIWFTRANLRLRSTTAVDAQGTPVQGSFCTDIRRVSKPAA, from the coding sequence ATGAGTGAACAAGCCTTTCCCCCGGAAGACCCTGGCTCCTTTCTGAGCCTCTGCGACGGGGAGTGGATGAGCCTGCGCAGTTGCTTTGAGCTGGCTGCCGGTGGTGATGACGAGTGGCACAGCAGTGAACGGGGTGAACTCACCGTTCGCTGCGTGAGCGAGCAGGGGGCTCTCGGCCAACTGCAGGTGCAGGCCCCAGGTGGAACCAGCAGCACCCTCACCTTCGCCGCTGATGGACAGCTGATCCTCGATGGTGATTCCCCAGGCAACTGGAGGTTCTGGCCTGACGGCAGCATGGAGTTGAACCTCAGCCGGGCTGACGGCGTGCAGGTTCAGGAGCGGATCTGGTTCACGCGGGCCAACCTGCGCCTGCGCAGCACCACGGCGGTGGATGCCCAGGGAACACCGGTGCAGGGCAGTTTCTGCACGGACATCCGCAGGGTGTCCAAACCCGCGGCCTGA
- the trmD gene encoding tRNA (guanosine(37)-N1)-methyltransferase TrmD, which translates to MAPYRLDVVSLAPQAFAPLLELGVIGRAFNAGIAELHLHNPRDFATDRHRKVDDEPYGGGAGMVLKPEPVFAAMEAIPRSPRSRVLLMSPQGRPLQQADLQRWSSDHDQLVLLCGHYEGFDERIRGLADEEVSMGDFVLTGGELPAMTVINGVVRLLPGTVGTADSLVEESHSALLLEHPHYTRPADFRGMTVPDVLRSGDHGAIARWRQEQREQRTRERRPDLFARWQTATMGAPSDPVMELRIGNGYDIHRLVPGRALILGGVTLDHPDGLGLDGHSDADVLVHAVMDALLGALALGDIGKYFPPTDPQWKGADSLKLLNQVVKLVKERGWSVVNIDAVVIAERPKLKPHITEMSSRMASVIGIAPDAVGVKATTNEGLGPEGREEGISCQAVALLQRS; encoded by the coding sequence ATGGCCCCCTACCGCCTTGATGTGGTGAGCCTGGCGCCGCAGGCGTTTGCTCCTCTGCTGGAGCTGGGGGTGATCGGTCGTGCCTTCAACGCGGGCATTGCCGAGTTGCATCTGCACAACCCCAGGGACTTCGCCACGGATCGCCATCGCAAGGTGGACGACGAGCCTTACGGGGGCGGTGCCGGCATGGTGCTCAAGCCCGAGCCGGTGTTCGCCGCGATGGAGGCGATTCCCCGCAGTCCCCGCAGCCGGGTGCTGTTGATGTCACCGCAGGGGCGTCCCCTGCAGCAGGCGGATCTGCAGCGTTGGTCCAGTGACCACGATCAACTGGTTTTGCTCTGCGGTCACTACGAGGGCTTCGACGAGCGGATTCGCGGCCTGGCCGATGAGGAGGTGTCGATGGGTGATTTCGTCCTCACCGGTGGTGAGCTGCCGGCGATGACGGTGATCAACGGTGTTGTGCGCCTGCTGCCCGGCACGGTGGGGACCGCCGATTCCCTGGTGGAGGAAAGCCACAGTGCACTCCTCCTGGAACACCCGCATTACACCCGCCCCGCCGACTTCCGCGGCATGACCGTTCCGGATGTGCTGCGCAGTGGCGACCACGGTGCCATCGCCCGGTGGCGCCAGGAGCAGCGGGAGCAGCGCACCCGCGAGCGGCGGCCCGATCTGTTTGCCCGCTGGCAGACCGCAACAATGGGTGCCCCTTCAGATCCCGTCATGGAGCTGCGCATCGGCAACGGATACGACATCCATCGGCTGGTGCCCGGACGGGCCCTCATCCTCGGGGGTGTGACCCTGGACCATCCCGATGGTCTTGGCCTGGATGGCCACAGCGATGCCGATGTGCTTGTGCATGCGGTGATGGATGCGCTGCTCGGGGCCCTCGCCCTCGGTGACATCGGCAAGTATTTCCCCCCCACCGATCCCCAATGGAAAGGGGCCGACAGCTTGAAGCTGCTGAATCAGGTGGTGAAGCTGGTGAAGGAGCGAGGCTGGTCGGTGGTGAACATCGATGCGGTGGTGATCGCTGAGCGCCCCAAGCTCAAGCCGCACATCACCGAGATGAGCAGCCGAATGGCGTCTGTGATCGGCATCGCCCCCGATGCCGTGGGTGTGAAGGCCACCACCAATGAAGGCTTGGGTCCGGAGGGACGGGAAGAGGGCATCAGTTGCCAGGCTGTGGCCCTGCTGCAGCGGAGCTGA
- a CDS encoding DUF1517 domain-containing protein gives MGAAVATPRLLTRSRRLLASLLLPLVIVGLCLFQAQPADAARGGRMGGGSFRAPSMPRSGGSYRGGSYGGGYRGGGMGFPFLIPIFGFGGGGLFGLLILMAVAGVLVNALRGVGNAPSIGGAAAAPAMPRNVNMIQVQVGLLASAKSLQEDLRSLAASSDTSSSAGLQRLLQETTLALLRQPDLWVYANAESGSVPFSSAESTFNRLSMNERSKLDAELTSNVGGQRATDTSNSTGDADATNEFIVVTLLVASTASAKLAGADTGEDLRQTLRILGSTASSELMALEVIWQPEGRGDVLSANDLVTAYPNLQHL, from the coding sequence GTGGGCGCTGCTGTGGCCACTCCCCGACTGTTGACACGATCCCGACGACTGCTCGCATCGCTCCTGTTGCCGCTGGTGATTGTGGGGCTCTGCCTGTTCCAGGCACAGCCTGCTGATGCCGCCCGCGGTGGGCGCATGGGAGGAGGCAGTTTCCGCGCTCCTTCGATGCCGCGATCCGGCGGGAGTTACCGGGGTGGCAGCTACGGCGGTGGCTACCGCGGCGGCGGGATGGGCTTCCCCTTCCTCATCCCCATCTTCGGCTTCGGTGGGGGCGGGCTGTTTGGTCTGCTGATCCTGATGGCGGTCGCAGGCGTGCTGGTGAACGCCCTTCGTGGCGTTGGTAATGCCCCCTCGATCGGTGGTGCTGCTGCAGCGCCGGCCATGCCGCGCAACGTGAACATGATTCAGGTGCAGGTGGGCCTGCTGGCCAGTGCCAAATCCCTGCAGGAGGATCTGCGCTCCTTGGCCGCCTCCTCAGACACCAGCAGTTCCGCCGGTCTGCAAAGACTGCTGCAGGAGACAACCCTGGCTCTGCTGCGCCAACCGGACCTCTGGGTTTACGCCAATGCTGAGAGCGGCAGTGTTCCCTTCAGTTCAGCTGAATCGACGTTCAATCGCCTCTCGATGAACGAGCGCAGCAAGCTGGACGCTGAGCTCACCAGCAACGTCGGCGGACAGCGGGCGACGGACACGAGCAACAGCACTGGAGACGCGGATGCCACCAACGAATTCATCGTTGTGACCTTGCTGGTGGCCTCCACGGCATCGGCCAAGCTCGCCGGAGCTGACACCGGAGAAGATCTGCGCCAGACCCTGCGCATTCTTGGTTCCACAGCCTCAAGCGAACTCATGGCCCTGGAAGTGATCTGGCAACCGGAAGGCCGCGGAGATGTGCTGAGCGCCAACGACCTGGTGACGGCCTACCCCAACCTCCAACACCTCTGA
- the surE gene encoding 5'/3'-nucleotidase SurE: MAPLRILISNDDGVFADGIRTLAAAAAARGHQVTVVCPDQERSATGHGLTLQTPIRAERADELFAPGVTAWACSGTPADCMKLALFELVKEKPDLVLSGINHGPNLGTDVFCSGTVAAAMEGTLEGIRSLAVSSACFQWRQFQAAADLALEVSEQAIADQWPDNLLLNLNIPPCAREEMGALRWTRLSIRRYDEQFSRREDPRGRAYYWLAGEAVKDLESAGEGPRDWPSDVAQIHANSPSLTPIQPDLFWRGPLSGLPQLKLKDQLVR; encoded by the coding sequence ATGGCCCCGCTGCGGATCCTGATCAGCAATGACGATGGGGTCTTCGCCGACGGCATCCGAACCCTGGCCGCCGCAGCGGCAGCCCGCGGCCACCAGGTGACGGTGGTCTGCCCGGATCAGGAACGATCGGCCACCGGCCATGGCCTCACCCTGCAGACCCCCATCCGCGCCGAGCGGGCCGATGAACTGTTCGCCCCAGGGGTCACCGCCTGGGCCTGCAGTGGCACCCCCGCCGACTGCATGAAGCTGGCCCTGTTCGAACTGGTGAAGGAGAAGCCAGACCTGGTGCTCTCCGGCATCAATCACGGACCCAACCTGGGAACCGATGTGTTCTGCTCCGGCACCGTTGCCGCAGCCATGGAAGGCACCCTTGAGGGGATTCGTTCCCTGGCGGTGAGCAGCGCCTGCTTCCAGTGGCGTCAGTTTCAGGCGGCCGCCGACCTTGCCCTTGAGGTGAGTGAACAGGCCATCGCCGACCAGTGGCCCGACAACCTGCTGCTCAACCTCAACATCCCCCCCTGTGCCCGGGAGGAGATGGGAGCACTGCGCTGGACCCGTCTCTCAATCCGGCGCTACGACGAGCAATTCAGCCGTCGGGAAGACCCCCGTGGTCGCGCCTACTACTGGCTGGCCGGAGAAGCCGTGAAGGATCTGGAATCAGCCGGAGAAGGCCCAAGGGATTGGCCCAGTGATGTGGCTCAGATCCACGCCAATTCCCCCTCACTCACACCGATCCAGCCCGACCTGTTCTGGCGGGGCCCCCTCAGCGGACTGCCGCAGCTCAAGCTCAAGGATCAACTGGTGCGATAA
- a CDS encoding TIGR03792 family protein produces MLGGLSETEVRAECDPTRGDLVAVVEHLRLQVPRESREQWMAAERGSWEPWLKQQPGFLGRDLFWDPATEEGTLLIRWSSRKAWKSISMAEVETVQERFETLAREQTGQRQGNPFPLVFEGELLPQ; encoded by the coding sequence TTGTTGGGCGGGCTTTCGGAGACAGAGGTGCGGGCAGAGTGCGACCCGACACGTGGTGACTTGGTGGCTGTGGTGGAGCACCTGAGGCTGCAGGTCCCCCGGGAGAGCCGTGAGCAGTGGATGGCTGCGGAACGGGGCAGCTGGGAGCCCTGGCTGAAGCAACAGCCGGGTTTTCTGGGCCGTGATCTGTTCTGGGATCCGGCCACCGAAGAGGGAACGTTGCTGATTCGTTGGAGCAGTCGTAAGGCATGGAAATCGATTTCCATGGCCGAGGTGGAGACGGTTCAGGAGCGCTTCGAGACTTTGGCCCGCGAGCAAACAGGACAGCGCCAGGGCAACCCGTTCCCGCTGGTGTTTGAAGGGGAACTGTTGCCGCAGTGA
- the thiS gene encoding sulfur carrier protein ThiS, which yields MPLTLMVNGETRVLDPAPEPASLAAVVALLANNPQLVVAEHNGVIAPRSRWDSIVVKDDDTLEIVTIVGGGS from the coding sequence ATGCCCCTCACCCTGATGGTCAACGGTGAAACCCGCGTGCTGGATCCAGCACCGGAACCCGCCAGCCTGGCGGCGGTTGTTGCCTTGCTGGCCAACAACCCCCAGCTGGTGGTGGCCGAGCACAACGGTGTGATCGCACCCCGCAGCCGCTGGGACAGCATCGTGGTGAAGGATGACGACACCCTTGAGATCGTCACCATCGTTGGTGGTGGTTCCTAG
- the larB gene encoding nickel pincer cofactor biosynthesis protein LarB, which yields MTTPDARLDLRRRQRLGMVEAVWGEHKTADQIIAILESFTAAGELGLVTRVDPEKAARVCEALPAVELHADARCLTLGALPPVPASPAVVAVLSGGSSDRTVVAEVSLALRCHGIGVDPVMDVGVAGLHRLLDQLPRLATARILIACAGMEGALPTVLAGLVPQPVIGVPVSVGYGISAGGRTALEGMLASCAPGLTVVNIDNGYGAAMAALRILRGCAPDASS from the coding sequence GTGACCACGCCGGATGCTCGCCTCGATCTGCGGCGCCGTCAGCGGTTGGGCATGGTCGAGGCCGTGTGGGGGGAACACAAGACAGCCGATCAGATCATTGCCATCCTTGAAAGCTTTACCGCTGCAGGAGAACTGGGTCTGGTGACCCGGGTGGATCCCGAAAAGGCGGCACGGGTGTGTGAGGCGTTGCCGGCGGTGGAGCTGCATGCCGACGCTCGCTGCCTCACCCTGGGTGCACTGCCTCCTGTGCCTGCGTCACCGGCTGTGGTGGCGGTGCTCAGCGGAGGCAGCAGTGATCGCACGGTGGTGGCGGAGGTCAGCTTGGCCCTGCGTTGCCACGGCATCGGCGTGGATCCTGTGATGGATGTGGGGGTGGCTGGATTGCACCGCTTGCTGGATCAACTGCCCCGTCTGGCAACGGCGCGGATCCTGATCGCCTGCGCGGGAATGGAGGGTGCGTTGCCGACGGTGCTGGCTGGTCTGGTGCCGCAACCGGTGATCGGCGTCCCGGTTTCGGTTGGCTATGGAATCAGTGCAGGGGGACGAACCGCTTTGGAAGGCATGCTCGCCAGCTGTGCCCCAGGCTTGACTGTGGTCAATATCGACAACGGCTACGGCGCAGCCATGGCTGCATTGCGGATTCTTAGGGGCTGTGCCCCGGACGCTTCAAGCTGA